The Parashewanella spongiae genome has a window encoding:
- a CDS encoding DUF805 domain-containing protein, translating to MDHFIGCLKKYADFTGRARRQEYWMYALVYVVLYVVIGIVDSILGSTILSIVFSLGLLLPSIAVAARRLHDTGRSGWWQLLGLIPIIGWIVLLIFYVQDSHEDNEYGSNPKSVG from the coding sequence TTGGATCATTTTATCGGATGTTTAAAAAAGTACGCTGACTTTACAGGGCGTGCGCGTCGTCAAGAATACTGGATGTATGCTTTAGTGTACGTAGTGCTTTATGTCGTTATTGGGATCGTCGACTCAATTTTAGGTTCTACAATATTAAGTATAGTTTTTAGTTTGGGTTTGCTATTGCCTTCAATAGCCGTGGCTGCTCGTCGTTTACATGATACTGGGCGTTCCGGCTGGTGGCAATTGCTTGGGCTTATCCCAATCATTGGTTGGATTGTGCTATTAATTTTCTATGTGCAAGATAGCCATGAAGATAATGAATACGGCTCAAACCCTAAGTCTGTTGGGTAA
- a CDS encoding electron transfer flavoprotein subunit alpha/FixB family protein, producing the protein MAILVLAEHDNDTLKAETAKTVAAAKAIGGETHVLVIGHQCDKVASTAQTLSGVTKVLFVDSAEYQAQLAENLSNVLVDIAADYEYILAAASTTGKDVLPRVAALLDVAQLSEVVEVISSDTFVRPVYAGNALATVQSHDDKKVMTVRGSAFDAVANDGSAELMTLSYSTAATTEFVSQELTVSERPELASAGVIVSGGRGMGNGENFVMLEQLADKLGAAVGASRAAVDAGFVPNDMQVGQTGKIVAPDLYIAVGISGAIQHLAGMKDSKIIVAINKDPEAPIFQVADYGLEADLFKVLPELIESL; encoded by the coding sequence ATGGCAATTTTAGTATTAGCAGAACACGATAACGACACCTTAAAAGCAGAAACAGCTAAAACCGTTGCAGCAGCAAAAGCTATTGGCGGTGAAACTCATGTATTAGTTATCGGACATCAGTGTGACAAAGTAGCCAGTACAGCGCAAACGCTTTCAGGCGTTACTAAAGTGTTATTTGTTGACTCCGCTGAGTACCAAGCCCAACTTGCTGAAAATCTCTCAAACGTGCTAGTAGATATCGCAGCAGATTATGAGTACATATTAGCTGCTGCGTCGACAACAGGAAAAGATGTATTACCACGAGTCGCTGCCTTGTTAGATGTTGCACAGTTATCTGAAGTCGTTGAGGTTATTTCCAGTGATACTTTTGTTCGTCCAGTGTATGCAGGTAATGCGTTAGCTACAGTTCAAAGTCATGATGACAAGAAAGTAATGACGGTTCGCGGCAGTGCATTTGATGCGGTTGCTAACGATGGTAGCGCAGAGTTAATGACCTTGTCATACTCGACAGCTGCGACCACAGAGTTTGTTTCACAAGAATTGACCGTATCTGAACGTCCTGAACTCGCTAGTGCGGGTGTAATTGTTTCAGGTGGACGCGGTATGGGTAATGGCGAGAACTTCGTAATGCTCGAACAACTTGCGGATAAATTAGGGGCAGCGGTTGGTGCATCTCGTGCCGCTGTGGATGCTGGTTTTGTACCTAATGATATGCAGGTTGGTCAGACAGGCAAAATTGTTGCGCCAGATCTCTATATTGCTGTTGGTATCTCAGGAGCTATTCAGCACCTAGCGGGTATGAAGGATTCTAAAATCATTGTGGCAATTAACAAAGATCCAGAAGCGCCTATTTTTCAAGTCGCAGATTATGGCTTAGAAGCTGATTTGTTTAAAGTGCTTCCTGAGCTTATTGAAAGCCTATAG
- a CDS encoding phytanoyl-CoA dioxygenase family protein, whose translation MSKFMMFHPESKHVDINNFFKEHGYAVIERFYASDECDQLIERMKGIVDKQSQDNLGVFYTIHDEEHNKNKHLFDSGDKISLFLEKGFDAKTSRNNLFHKLNKVGHALHDIDPIFSQFSRKPALAKLSKALGIKKPLLVQSMFIFKSPKVGGEVVPHQDGSFLYTEPESVIGFWVALEDATIKNGCLMISDKGHFSPLRQRFRKVNNESVMEQTCNEEFPEVDLALEVKKGSLVLLHGRLPHRSCANMSEKSRYAYAVHVIDGHCHYLDDNWLTRPTSMPFVGF comes from the coding sequence ATGTCTAAATTTATGATGTTTCACCCTGAATCTAAGCATGTGGATATAAATAACTTTTTTAAAGAGCATGGTTATGCCGTGATTGAACGCTTTTATGCTTCTGATGAGTGCGATCAATTAATTGAGCGTATGAAAGGTATTGTAGATAAGCAATCACAAGATAATCTAGGTGTGTTTTATACCATTCACGATGAAGAGCATAATAAGAATAAGCATTTATTTGATTCAGGGGATAAGATTAGTCTTTTTCTCGAAAAAGGCTTTGATGCCAAAACTTCTAGAAATAATTTATTCCATAAGCTGAACAAAGTGGGCCATGCTCTCCATGATATAGACCCTATATTTAGTCAGTTCTCTCGCAAACCAGCATTAGCTAAGCTATCAAAAGCATTGGGGATAAAAAAACCTCTACTGGTACAGTCGATGTTTATTTTCAAGTCTCCGAAAGTGGGTGGTGAAGTGGTTCCTCATCAAGATGGTTCCTTTTTATACACTGAACCAGAATCTGTTATTGGTTTTTGGGTTGCACTGGAAGATGCCACCATTAAAAATGGCTGTTTAATGATCTCTGATAAGGGGCATTTTTCTCCTTTACGTCAGCGATTCAGAAAAGTGAATAATGAATCTGTGATGGAACAAACTTGTAATGAAGAATTTCCTGAGGTTGATTTGGCTTTAGAAGTTAAAAAAGGATCACTCGTTTTGTTGCATGGACGGCTACCACATCGAAGTTGTGCAAACATGAGTGAGAAATCTCGGTATGCTTATGCGGTTCATGTTATTGATGGTCATTGTCACTACCTAGATGATAACTGGTTGACTCGCCCTACATCGATGCCGTTTGTCGGGTTTTAG
- a CDS encoding electron transfer flavoprotein subunit beta/FixA family protein, with protein sequence MKVLVPVKRVVDANVKVRVNADNTKVDTANLKMAINPFCEIAVEEAVRLKEAGVATEVVVVSIGPKVVQEQIRTAMALGADRGIQVEANEELVPLSLAKILKALQDKEQAGLVIMGKQSIDGDNNQTGQMLAALTGMPQATFASEVKVEGDKVTVTREVDGGLQTLSMPMPAVVTSDLRLNEPRYAKLPDIMKSKRKPLEVVTLDDLGVTLKQHQTVLKVNAPAARQAGVMVSSVEELVQKLQNEAKVI encoded by the coding sequence ATGAAAGTCTTGGTACCAGTCAAACGCGTCGTTGATGCCAATGTCAAAGTCAGGGTCAACGCTGACAATACAAAAGTAGACACTGCAAACTTAAAAATGGCGATAAACCCATTTTGTGAAATTGCAGTAGAAGAAGCTGTACGTTTAAAAGAAGCTGGAGTGGCCACAGAAGTTGTTGTCGTTAGTATTGGCCCTAAAGTTGTTCAGGAGCAGATCCGAACAGCAATGGCGTTAGGTGCAGATCGCGGTATTCAAGTAGAGGCAAACGAAGAGCTTGTGCCTTTATCGTTAGCTAAGATATTGAAAGCACTGCAAGACAAAGAGCAAGCTGGTTTGGTCATAATGGGTAAACAATCTATTGATGGAGACAATAACCAAACTGGTCAAATGTTGGCAGCATTGACAGGTATGCCTCAGGCAACATTCGCATCTGAAGTGAAAGTTGAGGGTGACAAGGTTACAGTGACTCGTGAAGTTGACGGTGGTTTACAAACTTTGTCGATGCCAATGCCAGCTGTAGTGACTTCAGATCTGCGTTTAAATGAGCCACGTTACGCGAAGTTGCCAGATATCATGAAGTCAAAACGTAAGCCTTTGGAGGTTGTTACTCTTGATGACTTAGGCGTCACTCTTAAACAGCATCAAACCGTATTGAAAGTGAATGCTCCTGCTGCACGTCAAGCTGGTGTTATGGTGTCTTCAGTTGAAGAGCTAGTGCAAAAACTACAAAACGAAGCGAAGGTGATCTAA